The Brachybacterium huguangmaarense genome contains a region encoding:
- the dxr gene encoding 1-deoxy-D-xylulose-5-phosphate reductoisomerase produces the protein MTAAPAPRPGRRVVVLGSTGSIGTQTLDVLRRYPEVGRVAGLAVSGSRPALAAQQALEHRADVLAVADERRAEAVAAAVHEAAAATRVTAPRLTAGEDAVAELAGSLGADDVVLNAVTGSIGLRPTLAALESGARLALANKESLVAGGALVTQAARPGQILPVDSEHTAIAQALAGVRHDQIDHLVVTASGGPFRGRTRDQLAHVTPEQALAHPTWQMGRVITTNSATLVNKALEVIEACWLFDLPEERVEVVVHPQSIVHSMATLVDGSTIAQASPPDMRHAIGWALAHPEKLPGLARPLDFSRAQSWTFEPVDEQTFGAIALARAAHRRGDGAMAAYNAANEEAVEAFFSGRLDFLGILDVIAGVLADPALPTARPTGGIEAVLAVEAAARRLAHGLIDARDRA, from the coding sequence GTGACCGCCGCACCCGCGCCCCGCCCGGGGCGCCGGGTGGTCGTCCTCGGGTCCACCGGCTCGATCGGGACCCAGACCCTCGACGTCCTGCGGCGCTATCCCGAGGTCGGCCGCGTCGCCGGTCTCGCCGTGTCCGGCTCGCGTCCCGCGCTCGCCGCCCAGCAGGCCCTCGAGCACCGGGCGGACGTGCTCGCCGTCGCCGACGAGCGCAGGGCCGAGGCCGTCGCGGCCGCCGTGCACGAGGCGGCCGCGGCCACCCGCGTCACCGCGCCGCGCCTCACGGCCGGCGAGGACGCCGTCGCCGAGCTCGCGGGCTCCCTCGGCGCGGACGACGTCGTGCTCAACGCGGTCACCGGCTCGATCGGGCTGCGGCCCACCCTCGCGGCGCTCGAGAGCGGGGCGCGGCTCGCGCTGGCCAACAAGGAGTCCCTCGTGGCCGGCGGCGCGCTCGTGACCCAGGCCGCCCGCCCCGGTCAGATCCTGCCCGTCGACTCCGAGCACACCGCGATCGCCCAGGCCCTCGCCGGGGTGCGCCACGACCAGATCGACCACCTCGTCGTGACCGCCTCGGGCGGTCCCTTCCGCGGACGCACGCGCGACCAGCTCGCCCATGTCACGCCCGAGCAGGCGCTCGCCCATCCCACCTGGCAGATGGGCCGTGTCATCACGACCAACTCGGCGACCCTCGTCAACAAGGCCCTCGAGGTGATCGAGGCGTGCTGGCTGTTCGACCTGCCCGAGGAGCGCGTCGAGGTGGTCGTGCACCCCCAGTCGATCGTGCACTCGATGGCGACCCTCGTCGACGGCTCGACGATCGCCCAGGCGAGCCCCCCGGACATGCGCCATGCGATCGGCTGGGCGCTCGCCCATCCCGAGAAGCTGCCCGGGCTCGCGCGCCCCCTCGACTTCTCGCGTGCCCAGTCATGGACCTTCGAGCCCGTCGACGAGCAGACCTTCGGCGCGATCGCCCTGGCCCGGGCCGCGCACCGGCGCGGCGACGGCGCGATGGCCGCCTACAACGCCGCCAACGAGGAGGCCGTCGAGGCGTTCTTCTCCGGCCGCCTGGACTTCCTCGGCATCCTCGACGTGATCGCCGGCGTGCTCGCGGACCCCGCCCTCCCGACCGCCCGGCCCACGGGCGGGATCGAGGCCGTGCTCGCCGTCGAGGCGGCCGCGCGGCGTCTCGCCCACGGCCTCATCGACGCCCGGGACCGCGCGTGA
- a CDS encoding M50 family metallopeptidase translates to MTVALYVLGVVLVALGIGLSIALHEIGHLVPAKAFGVRVTQYMIGFGPTIWSRRRGETEYGVKAIPLGGYIRMIGMYPPHRGDAPGTIREDSTGLVQQMAAEAKEWEAAQYDPAEQHRTFVALSVPKKLVVMLGGPVMNLLISAVLMAVLLCGLGLPAVTNEVSSVSRCVLPADAPADASCEGRQEAPALAAGIRPDDVIVSIDGTPTPTWDDVSTAIRGAGDRTVPVVVERDGERLTLHATPIVDARPVYAADGSVERAPDGSVRTEQVGFLGVSGTRDLVPRPVTEVPGAVWDAFTATGRIVVTLPVRMVDVTRAAFGSGERDADGPIGVVGVSRLAGEIVSADRPGFDLEEKLFTLVSMMSSLNMALFVFNLIPLLPLDGGHVAGALLEGVRRTWARVRGRPDPGPVDMSRMLPVTNVVALVFIAMTVLLVYADIVRPITLF, encoded by the coding sequence GTGACCGTCGCCCTGTACGTGCTCGGCGTGGTCCTCGTGGCCCTCGGCATCGGCCTGTCGATCGCCCTGCACGAGATCGGCCACCTCGTCCCGGCCAAGGCCTTCGGGGTGCGCGTCACCCAGTACATGATCGGCTTCGGTCCCACGATCTGGTCGCGCCGCCGCGGCGAGACCGAGTACGGCGTCAAGGCGATCCCGCTCGGCGGCTACATCCGCATGATCGGCATGTACCCGCCGCACCGGGGCGACGCGCCCGGCACCATCCGCGAGGACTCCACGGGCCTGGTCCAGCAGATGGCGGCCGAGGCCAAGGAGTGGGAGGCCGCCCAGTACGACCCCGCCGAGCAGCACCGCACCTTCGTGGCCCTCTCGGTGCCCAAGAAGCTCGTGGTCATGCTCGGCGGCCCGGTCATGAACCTGCTCATCTCGGCGGTGCTGATGGCCGTGCTGCTGTGCGGCCTCGGCCTGCCCGCCGTCACCAACGAGGTCTCGAGCGTCTCGCGCTGCGTGCTGCCGGCCGACGCCCCCGCCGATGCGAGCTGCGAGGGCCGCCAGGAGGCGCCCGCGCTCGCCGCGGGCATCCGCCCCGACGACGTCATCGTCTCGATCGACGGGACGCCGACGCCCACGTGGGACGACGTGTCGACCGCGATCCGCGGCGCGGGCGACCGCACCGTGCCGGTCGTCGTCGAGCGCGACGGCGAGCGCCTGACGCTGCACGCGACCCCCATCGTCGACGCCCGCCCCGTGTACGCCGCCGACGGCTCGGTCGAGCGGGCCCCCGACGGGTCCGTGCGGACCGAGCAGGTCGGCTTCCTCGGGGTCTCCGGCACCCGCGACCTGGTGCCCCGTCCGGTCACCGAGGTGCCCGGCGCGGTGTGGGACGCCTTCACGGCGACCGGCAGGATCGTCGTCACCCTGCCCGTGCGCATGGTCGACGTGACCCGTGCGGCGTTCGGCTCGGGGGAGCGGGACGCCGACGGCCCCATCGGGGTGGTGGGCGTCTCCCGGCTCGCGGGAGAGATCGTCTCGGCCGACCGCCCCGGCTTCGACCTCGAGGAGAAGCTCTTCACCCTCGTCTCGATGATGTCGAGCCTGAACATGGCCCTGTTCGTGTTCAACCTGATCCCGCTGCTCCCGCTCGACGGCGGGCACGTCGCCGGGGCGCTCCTCGAAGGCGTGCGCCGGACCTGGGCGCGCGTGCGGGGACGACCCGACCCGGGCCCCGTGGACATGTCCCGGATGCTGCCCGTGACCAACGTCGTGGCCCTCGTCTTCATCGCCATGACGGTGCTGCTCGTGTACGCCGACATCGTCCGGCCCATCACCCTGTTCTGA
- the ispG gene encoding flavodoxin-dependent (E)-4-hydroxy-3-methylbut-2-enyl-diphosphate synthase, translating to MTSVSLGIPTVKEAPRVLAPRRVSRTFAVGDIFMGGDAPISVQSMTTTPTHDINATLQQIAELATAGCDIVRVACPRQEDADALPAIAAKSPIPVVADIHFQPKYVFAAIEAGCAGVRVNPGNIRRFDDQVRDIARAANDHGTALRIGVNAGSIDQRMMKDLQRVTPEALVESAVWEASLFEEHDFHNFAISVKHNDPVIMVEAYRQLAARGDWPLHLGVTEAGPAFQGTIKSSVAFGILLAEGIGDTIRVSLSAPPVEEVKVGNQILQSLNLKPRKLDIVSCPSCGRAQVDVYTLAEKVTEGLKHLEVPLRVAVMGCVVNGPGEAREADLGVASGNGKGQIFVKGEVIKTVPEADIVEVLLEEANRIAATMDAAEAGAPSVAVS from the coding sequence GTGACTTCCGTGAGCCTCGGCATCCCCACCGTCAAGGAGGCGCCGCGCGTGCTCGCGCCGCGCCGCGTCAGCCGCACGTTCGCCGTCGGCGACATCTTCATGGGCGGTGACGCCCCCATCAGCGTGCAGTCCATGACCACGACGCCCACCCATGACATCAACGCGACGCTCCAGCAGATCGCGGAGCTCGCGACCGCCGGGTGCGACATCGTGCGCGTGGCCTGCCCCCGCCAGGAGGACGCCGACGCCCTTCCCGCGATCGCCGCGAAGTCTCCGATCCCCGTGGTCGCGGACATCCACTTCCAGCCCAAGTACGTGTTCGCCGCGATCGAGGCCGGCTGCGCGGGCGTGCGCGTGAACCCGGGCAACATCCGCCGCTTCGACGACCAGGTGCGCGACATCGCCCGGGCCGCCAACGACCACGGCACCGCGCTGCGCATCGGCGTGAACGCCGGCTCGATCGACCAGCGCATGATGAAGGACCTCCAGCGGGTCACCCCCGAGGCCCTCGTCGAGTCCGCGGTGTGGGAGGCCTCGCTCTTCGAGGAGCACGACTTCCACAACTTCGCGATCTCGGTCAAGCACAACGACCCGGTCATCATGGTCGAGGCCTACCGCCAGCTCGCCGCGCGCGGCGACTGGCCCCTCCACCTCGGCGTGACCGAGGCGGGGCCCGCCTTCCAGGGCACCATCAAGTCCTCCGTCGCCTTCGGCATCCTGCTCGCCGAGGGCATCGGCGACACGATCCGCGTGTCCCTGTCGGCCCCGCCCGTCGAGGAGGTCAAGGTCGGCAACCAGATCCTGCAGTCCCTCAACCTCAAGCCGCGCAAGCTCGACATCGTCTCGTGCCCCTCGTGCGGGCGCGCCCAGGTCGACGTCTACACGCTCGCGGAGAAGGTCACCGAGGGGCTCAAGCATCTCGAGGTGCCGCTGCGCGTGGCCGTCATGGGCTGCGTCGTCAACGGCCCCGGCGAGGCCCGCGAGGCGGATCTCGGGGTCGCCTCCGGCAACGGCAAGGGCCAGATCTTCGTCAAGGGCGAGGTCATCAAGACCGTGCCCGAGGCCGACATCGTCGAGGTCCTGCTCGAGGAGGCGAACCGCATCGCGGCGACCATGGACGCCGCCGAGGCCGGCGCCCCGTCGGTCGCGGTGAGCTGA
- a CDS encoding GNAT family N-acetyltransferase → MRPATVEAALRLALADPLTNALAGSRLVELRHSATALSREFAMVGPDLVPRGVLWNGANACPIGADDEALDRFAERLAARGRTTSSLVGPRTAIERMWTTIGPAWGRARDYRWSQPLLEAVDTPSVRPDPAIRPALRGEEELVFPASVAMFREEVGTDPTAYDGGRGYYRRVAELVGLGRTYVLLEHGRVVFKADVGAIFGDVAQLHGVWVDPARRGRGIARRAMAAVTEQVRRDHAPRVSLYVNDFNEPARKAYAASGFRQAGELATVLF, encoded by the coding sequence GTGCGCCCGGCCACGGTCGAGGCGGCGCTGCGGCTGGCGCTCGCCGATCCGCTGACCAACGCCCTGGCGGGCTCGCGGCTCGTGGAGCTGCGCCACAGCGCCACCGCGCTGTCCCGCGAGTTCGCCATGGTCGGCCCCGATCTCGTGCCGCGCGGCGTGCTGTGGAACGGCGCGAACGCGTGCCCGATCGGCGCCGACGACGAGGCCCTCGACCGCTTCGCCGAGCGGCTCGCCGCACGCGGCCGCACCACGAGCTCGCTCGTCGGGCCGCGCACGGCGATCGAGCGGATGTGGACCACGATCGGGCCCGCATGGGGCCGCGCGCGCGACTACCGCTGGTCCCAGCCCCTGCTCGAGGCCGTCGACACGCCCTCCGTGCGGCCCGACCCCGCGATCCGTCCCGCTCTGCGCGGCGAGGAGGAGCTCGTCTTCCCCGCCTCGGTCGCGATGTTCCGAGAGGAGGTGGGCACCGATCCGACCGCCTACGACGGCGGCCGCGGCTACTACCGCCGGGTGGCCGAGCTGGTGGGGCTCGGCAGGACCTACGTGCTCCTCGAGCACGGGCGCGTCGTGTTCAAGGCCGACGTCGGCGCGATCTTCGGGGACGTCGCCCAGCTGCACGGCGTCTGGGTGGACCCGGCTCGACGCGGTCGGGGCATCGCGCGGCGGGCGATGGCCGCCGTGACCGAGCAGGTGCGGCGCGACCACGCGCCGCGCGTCTCGCTGTACGTCAACGACTTCAACGAGCCGGCGCGCAAGGCCTACGCGGCCTCCGGGTTCCGCCAGGCCGGGGAGCTCGCGACCGTCCTGTTCTGA
- a CDS encoding class I SAM-dependent methyltransferase, translating into MTDRDRYFADNRANWDDRAALHEASGYGIDALVADRARLSPEVAQDVGRLGDLTGADVIHLQCHLGTDTVSLQRLGARRVVGVDLSGESVRRARAIAARCGADLELVEANVYDARTAVDGDFDLVYTSIGVLCWLPDVAAWARVVASLLRPGGRFLVRDDHPMSMTIGEDVSQGLRVEQPYFQRETPMTWDDDASYIDAAPDAPAIVHGVSHQWNHSIGQIVTAVLEAGLVLDSFEETPYAAWTPWPDLMVAEGDRYRLREDPDRMPLQFVLTAHRPAQV; encoded by the coding sequence ATGACCGACCGCGACCGCTACTTCGCCGACAACCGCGCCAACTGGGACGACCGGGCGGCGCTCCACGAGGCCTCCGGCTACGGCATCGACGCCCTCGTCGCGGATCGAGCCCGCCTCTCCCCCGAGGTCGCCCAGGACGTCGGGCGCCTCGGCGACCTGACGGGAGCGGACGTGATCCATCTGCAGTGCCATCTGGGAACCGACACCGTGAGCCTCCAGCGCCTGGGCGCGCGCCGCGTGGTCGGGGTGGACCTCTCGGGCGAGTCGGTGCGCCGCGCCCGCGCGATCGCGGCGCGCTGCGGCGCCGATCTCGAGCTCGTCGAGGCCAACGTGTACGACGCGCGCACGGCCGTCGACGGGGACTTCGACCTCGTCTACACCTCGATCGGGGTGCTGTGCTGGCTGCCCGACGTGGCGGCGTGGGCGCGGGTCGTCGCCTCCCTGCTGCGCCCGGGAGGCCGCTTCCTCGTGCGCGACGACCACCCGATGTCGATGACGATCGGCGAGGACGTCTCGCAGGGGCTGCGGGTCGAGCAGCCCTATTTCCAGCGCGAGACCCCGATGACGTGGGACGACGACGCCTCCTACATCGATGCCGCGCCCGACGCCCCCGCCATCGTGCACGGCGTGAGCCACCAGTGGAACCACTCGATCGGCCAGATCGTCACGGCCGTGCTCGAGGCGGGCCTCGTGCTCGACTCCTTCGAGGAGACCCCGTACGCGGCCTGGACGCCCTGGCCCGACCTCATGGTCGCCGAGGGCGACCGCTACCGCCTGCGCGAGGACCCCGACCGCATGCCCCTGCAGTTCGTGCTCACCGCGCATCGTCCCGCGCAGGTCTGA